One window from the genome of [Mycobacterium] stephanolepidis encodes:
- a CDS encoding SDR family oxidoreductase has protein sequence MDKITGKNIAITGAARGIGYATATALLRRGARVVIGDRDVEALGAAVEGLKEEGNVDAHPVDVTDPASFKRFLEAAGAGGPVDVLINNAGVMPIGPFLSTSDGAIRSMLEVNLYGVINGCRLALPEMAARRGGQIVNIASVAGLMAAPGMAVYNASKFGVVGLSRALSDEFEPQGVQVSAVLPTFTNTELITGTDSTGAQKPVEPEDIAAAVVRIIEKPRVQVTVPKPLGTVTTIVNSLPTKVRRFMSKKTGTDRVFLDIDTNARSAYENRAGSSLGVTKPDGG, from the coding sequence ATGGACAAAATCACGGGCAAGAACATCGCCATCACCGGTGCCGCGCGCGGTATCGGATACGCCACCGCCACCGCACTACTGCGCCGGGGCGCGCGGGTGGTGATCGGCGACCGTGATGTCGAGGCGCTCGGAGCCGCGGTCGAGGGCCTCAAAGAAGAAGGAAACGTCGACGCCCACCCCGTGGATGTGACCGACCCCGCCTCGTTCAAGCGTTTTCTTGAGGCCGCCGGTGCCGGCGGACCGGTCGACGTGCTCATCAACAACGCGGGCGTCATGCCGATCGGACCGTTCCTGTCCACGAGCGACGGCGCGATCCGGTCGATGCTGGAGGTGAATCTGTACGGCGTGATCAATGGTTGTCGCCTGGCCCTTCCCGAGATGGCGGCGCGGCGCGGCGGACAGATCGTCAACATCGCCTCGGTCGCCGGTTTGATGGCGGCCCCCGGCATGGCGGTCTACAACGCGTCCAAGTTCGGCGTTGTCGGGCTGTCCCGCGCGCTGAGCGACGAGTTCGAGCCACAAGGGGTCCAGGTCAGCGCCGTACTACCGACCTTCACCAACACCGAATTGATCACGGGCACCGATTCGACCGGTGCCCAGAAACCCGTCGAACCCGAAGACATCGCCGCGGCTGTGGTGCGCATCATCGAGAAACCGCGCGTCCAGGTCACTGTCCCGAAGCCACTCGGCACCGTGACCACGATCGTCAATTCCCTGCCCACCAAGGTCCGCCGGTTCATGAGCAAAAAGACCGGAACCGATCGCGTGTTCCTCGATATCGACACCAACGCACGCAGCGCGTACGAGAACCGTGCCGGTTCGAGCCTGGGTGTGACCAAACCCGACGGCGGATAG
- the nrdF gene encoding class 1b ribonucleoside-diphosphate reductase subunit beta has product MKLVSRVSAINWNRVPDEKDAEVWDRLTGNFWLPEKVPVSNDIPSWNTLTDFEKQLTMRVFTGLTLLDTIQGTVGAVSLIPDAITPHEEAVYTNIAFMESVHAKSYSSIFSTLCSTREIDDAFRWSEENPNLQRKAEIVMEYYRGDEPLKRKVASTLLESFLFYSGFYLPMYWSSRAKLTNTADMIRLIIRDEAVHGYYIGYKFQKGLERADEATRSEIKEYTYDLLYELYENETDYTEDLYDEVGLTEDVKKFLRYNANKALMNLGYEALFPREETDVNPAILSALSPNADENHDFFSGSGSSYVIGKAVNTEDEDWDF; this is encoded by the coding sequence CTGAAGCTGGTCAGCCGCGTCTCGGCGATCAACTGGAACCGGGTTCCCGATGAGAAGGATGCCGAGGTCTGGGACCGGCTCACCGGCAACTTCTGGCTTCCCGAAAAGGTGCCGGTATCTAACGACATCCCGTCGTGGAACACCCTGACCGATTTCGAAAAACAGTTGACTATGCGGGTTTTCACGGGCCTGACGCTGCTGGACACCATTCAGGGCACCGTGGGCGCGGTCAGCCTGATCCCCGATGCGATCACTCCGCACGAGGAAGCGGTGTACACCAACATCGCGTTCATGGAGTCGGTGCACGCCAAGAGCTACAGCTCCATCTTCTCGACGCTGTGCTCCACGCGCGAGATCGATGACGCGTTCCGCTGGTCGGAGGAGAACCCGAACCTGCAACGCAAGGCCGAGATCGTCATGGAGTACTACCGGGGCGACGAGCCGCTCAAGCGCAAGGTTGCCTCGACCTTGCTGGAGAGCTTCCTGTTCTACTCCGGCTTCTACCTTCCGATGTACTGGTCGAGTCGCGCCAAGCTCACCAACACCGCCGACATGATCCGCCTCATCATTCGCGACGAGGCGGTGCACGGGTACTACATCGGCTACAAGTTCCAGAAGGGTCTGGAGCGCGCCGATGAGGCCACCCGCTCCGAGATCAAGGAGTACACCTACGACCTGCTCTACGAGCTGTACGAGAACGAAACCGATTACACCGAAGATCTTTACGACGAGGTCGGGCTCACCGAGGACGTCAAGAAGTTCCTACGCTACAACGCCAACAAGGCCCTGATGAACCTGGGTTATGAGGCCCTCTTCCCGCGCGAGGAGACCGACGTGAACCCGGCGATCCTGTCGGCGCTGTCGCCCAACGCCGACGAGAACCACGACTTCTTCTCCGGGTCCGGTTCTTCGTACGTCATCGGCAAGGCCGTGAACACCGAAGACGAGGACTGGGACTTCTAG
- a CDS encoding NAD(P)-dependent alcohol dehydrogenase: MVTVSAYAAVSGKDPLVPTTIERREVGPHDVFIDIKFAGICHSDIHTVRDEWGRANYPIVPGHEIAGVITEVGSEVTKFKPGDHAGVGCFVNSCRECSSCLAGLEQFCERGMVGTYGAKDRDGTQTQGGYSQAIVVDENYVLRIPDSLPLDAAAPLLCAGITTFSPLRHWNAGPGKRVAVVGLGGLGHMAVKLGKAMGAEVTVLSQSLKKMEDGLRLGASHYYATADPDTFKSLRSSFDLILNTVSSNLDMGKYLGLLGVDGTLVELGLPENPIEVPGFPLLTNRRSISGSLIGGIPETQEMLDFCAKHGIGSEIEVIDASYINEAYERVVASDVRYRFVIDTATL; the protein is encoded by the coding sequence ATGGTCACCGTGTCGGCTTATGCCGCCGTTTCCGGTAAGGACCCCCTGGTTCCCACCACGATCGAACGGCGCGAAGTAGGGCCCCACGATGTCTTCATCGACATCAAGTTCGCCGGTATCTGTCACTCCGATATCCACACCGTCCGCGACGAGTGGGGCCGCGCCAACTACCCCATCGTCCCCGGTCACGAGATCGCCGGTGTCATCACCGAGGTCGGCTCCGAAGTCACCAAATTCAAGCCGGGCGACCATGCCGGCGTCGGTTGTTTCGTCAACTCGTGCCGTGAGTGTTCGAGCTGCCTCGCCGGACTGGAGCAGTTCTGCGAACGCGGCATGGTGGGCACCTACGGCGCCAAGGATCGCGACGGCACCCAGACCCAGGGCGGATACAGCCAGGCCATCGTCGTCGACGAGAACTATGTGCTGCGCATCCCGGACAGCCTGCCGCTGGACGCGGCCGCGCCACTGCTGTGCGCGGGCATCACCACCTTCTCTCCCTTGCGGCACTGGAACGCAGGCCCCGGCAAGCGCGTTGCTGTCGTCGGACTTGGCGGCCTCGGCCATATGGCCGTCAAGCTCGGCAAAGCGATGGGCGCCGAGGTGACGGTGCTGAGCCAGTCACTCAAGAAGATGGAAGACGGCCTGCGTTTAGGCGCCAGCCACTACTACGCCACCGCCGACCCGGACACCTTCAAGTCACTGCGTAGCAGCTTCGACCTGATTCTCAACACCGTGTCCTCGAACCTGGACATGGGCAAGTACCTGGGTCTGCTGGGTGTCGACGGCACCCTGGTGGAATTGGGGCTGCCGGAGAACCCTATCGAGGTCCCCGGCTTCCCGCTGCTGACCAACCGGCGCAGCATTTCCGGTTCCTTGATCGGCGGCATCCCGGAAACCCAAGAGATGCTTGACTTCTGCGCCAAGCACGGCATCGGCTCAGAGATCGAAGTCATTGACGCCAGCTACATCAACGAGGCCTACGAGCGCGTCGTGGCCAGCGATGTGCGGTACCGGTTCGTCATCGACACCGCCACTTTGTAA
- a CDS encoding LLM class flavin-dependent oxidoreductase gives MTRVIRFNAFDMNCVAHQSPGLWRHPDDQSWRYKDLSYWTNLAKLLERGRFDGLFIADVLGTYDIYDASDEAAIRQAAQIPVADPLLLVSAMALVTEHLGFGVTTGTGFEHPYPFARRLSTLDHLTGGRVGWNVVTGYLPAAARNMGQTDQPAHDARYDHADEYLEVLYKLWEGSWEDDAVVRDAARGVFTDPDKVHHIGHEGTHFTVPGVHLVEPSPQRTPVIYQAGSSPRGVRFAAENAEAVFTAAPTKELLRQTVTTIRRELELAGRDPYSAKIFNLTTVVTGENSEAAHAKHRELLSYGSAEGALVFMSGWMGVDLARYGLDEPIGNVDSNAILSAVAAFQSATDDGREWKVRDIAEWGEIGGMGPRVVGSGAEVADILQEWVEETDVDGFNLAYAITPGTFEDFIEYVAPVLTERGAYQNEYAPGTLRHKLLGKGDRLPDEHRGAKYRIGGPLSTIIDRPSTVPSSSGSTAPAPTRGR, from the coding sequence ATGACCCGCGTCATCCGTTTCAATGCGTTCGACATGAATTGTGTTGCGCACCAATCCCCCGGCCTATGGAGGCACCCCGACGACCAGTCCTGGCGGTACAAGGATCTTTCCTACTGGACAAATCTGGCCAAGCTCCTCGAGCGCGGCCGCTTCGACGGACTGTTCATCGCCGATGTACTCGGCACCTACGACATCTACGACGCCAGCGACGAGGCCGCCATCCGCCAGGCGGCGCAGATACCGGTCGCCGATCCCCTGCTCCTGGTCTCGGCGATGGCCCTTGTCACCGAACATCTTGGCTTCGGAGTCACCACGGGTACCGGATTCGAACACCCATATCCGTTCGCGCGCAGGCTATCCACCCTCGATCACCTCACCGGTGGCAGGGTCGGATGGAATGTGGTCACGGGGTATCTACCCGCCGCGGCGCGCAACATGGGACAGACCGACCAGCCTGCGCACGATGCCCGCTACGACCACGCCGACGAGTACCTGGAGGTGCTCTACAAGCTATGGGAGGGCTCCTGGGAGGACGACGCCGTCGTCCGCGATGCCGCACGTGGCGTCTTCACCGACCCCGACAAGGTGCACCACATCGGCCATGAGGGAACACATTTCACCGTCCCCGGGGTGCACCTGGTGGAACCGTCGCCGCAGCGGACCCCGGTGATCTACCAGGCGGGATCCTCACCGCGCGGGGTGCGCTTCGCCGCCGAGAACGCCGAGGCCGTGTTCACCGCGGCCCCCACCAAGGAGCTGCTACGCCAGACGGTCACCACCATTCGCCGCGAGCTGGAGCTCGCCGGGCGAGACCCCTACTCCGCCAAGATCTTCAACCTCACCACCGTGGTCACCGGCGAGAACTCCGAAGCGGCGCACGCCAAGCACCGCGAGCTGCTGAGCTATGGCAGCGCCGAGGGAGCGCTGGTGTTCATGTCCGGCTGGATGGGCGTGGATCTGGCCCGCTACGGACTGGACGAACCCATCGGAAACGTGGACTCCAACGCGATTCTGTCGGCAGTGGCGGCGTTCCAGTCCGCCACCGATGATGGCAGGGAGTGGAAGGTGCGCGATATCGCCGAGTGGGGTGAGATCGGCGGCATGGGACCGCGCGTCGTCGGCTCGGGCGCCGAGGTCGCCGACATCCTGCAGGAATGGGTGGAGGAAACCGATGTCGACGGCTTCAACCTGGCCTATGCGATCACCCCGGGCACCTTCGAGGACTTCATCGAGTACGTCGCTCCGGTGCTGACCGAACGTGGTGCCTACCAAAACGAGTACGCACCAGGGACATTGCGCCACAAGCTGCTGGGCAAGGGTGATCGTCTCCCCGACGAGCACCGAGGCGCCAAGTACCGGATCGGCGGACCACTGTCGACGATCATCGATCGTCCGTCGACCGTCCCCTCGTCGTCGGGTTCCACCGCACCGGCACCTACACGCGGGCGGTAG
- a CDS encoding DUF3349 domain-containing protein translates to MTSTSIIGSIVSWLSAGYPEGVPPTDRFPLLALLRRTLTEEQVKEVVAKLTAPESSAQIDGVVSQDEIEKFITDVTKDEPTAQDISRVASRLAAGGWPLAGVDSTALNA, encoded by the coding sequence GTGACGAGCACATCGATTATCGGTTCGATCGTTTCCTGGCTGTCGGCGGGATACCCCGAGGGAGTACCCCCTACAGATCGGTTTCCGCTGCTTGCGCTGCTGCGCCGCACGCTGACCGAAGAGCAGGTCAAGGAAGTCGTCGCCAAGCTGACCGCCCCCGAGTCGTCCGCACAGATCGACGGTGTGGTGAGTCAGGACGAGATCGAGAAGTTCATCACGGACGTGACGAAGGATGAGCCGACCGCTCAAGACATTTCGCGGGTGGCCTCGCGCTTGGCGGCCGGTGGCTGGCCGCTGGCCGGCGTGGACTCCACCGCGCTCAACGCGTAA